A genomic window from Micromonospora ferruginea includes:
- a CDS encoding trypsin-like peptidase domain-containing protein, with protein MPGQSSGSSYPGQSSGSSYPGQSSGSSYPGQSSGSSYPGQPASGPSYPGQPASGPAHAGASTSGSSYPAPPAPGGPPASASPYPGPPVSGPAFPGQPISGPAYPSQTTAGHGQPGFGAPPPGVRPGPSGRRGWPAVLALALAGVLAVVTGVQAYQIHRLDDRLATADRRAAEGQGADARRLDGLEQRAGSLEKQAGAAFNPEAVASAVLPSVFRVRAGQFTGTAFAIGKAPSGGGTTLLTNFHVVESVFAAGERKVFLERKDQRFEATIVATDKDKDLAQLRTTAKFGGLVAARTPVKSGQQIVVVGAPLGLQDSVTTGVVSAFRQDEGGSGPVIQFDAPINPGNSGGPVINGSKEVVGIATAKARDAEGIGLAVPIKTACDRFELC; from the coding sequence ATTCCGGGTCAGTCGTCGGGCTCGTCCTACCCTGGTCAGTCGTCGGGCTCGTCCTACCCCGGTCAGTCGTCGGGCTCGTCCTACCCCGGTCAGTCGTCGGGCTCGTCCTACCCCGGTCAGCCGGCGTCGGGTCCGTCCTACCCGGGTCAGCCGGCGTCGGGACCGGCCCATGCCGGCGCGTCCACGTCAGGTTCGTCGTATCCGGCACCGCCCGCCCCCGGGGGCCCGCCGGCGTCGGCCTCCCCGTACCCCGGGCCGCCGGTGTCCGGCCCGGCGTTCCCGGGCCAGCCGATCTCGGGCCCGGCCTACCCGAGCCAGACCACCGCCGGCCACGGCCAGCCGGGGTTCGGCGCGCCGCCGCCCGGCGTACGCCCCGGCCCGTCCGGCCGCCGCGGCTGGCCGGCGGTGCTCGCGCTGGCGCTGGCCGGCGTGCTGGCCGTGGTCACCGGCGTGCAGGCGTACCAGATCCACCGGCTGGACGACCGGCTCGCCACCGCCGACCGGCGGGCGGCCGAGGGGCAGGGCGCGGACGCCCGCCGGCTCGACGGGCTCGAACAGCGCGCCGGAAGCCTGGAGAAGCAGGCCGGCGCCGCCTTCAATCCCGAGGCGGTGGCGAGCGCGGTGCTGCCCAGCGTGTTCCGGGTGCGGGCCGGTCAGTTCACCGGCACCGCGTTCGCGATCGGCAAGGCCCCGTCCGGCGGCGGCACCACGCTGCTGACCAACTTCCACGTGGTGGAGTCGGTCTTCGCCGCCGGTGAGCGCAAGGTGTTCCTGGAGCGCAAGGACCAGCGGTTCGAGGCGACCATTGTCGCCACCGACAAGGACAAGGACCTGGCGCAGCTACGCACCACCGCGAAGTTCGGCGGGCTGGTCGCGGCGCGCACCCCGGTCAAGTCCGGCCAGCAGATCGTGGTGGTGGGCGCCCCGCTCGGGTTGCAGGACAGCGTCACCACCGGCGTGGTGAGCGCCTTCCGGCAGGACGAGGGCGGTTCCGGCCCGGTCATCCAGTTCGACGCGCCGATCAACCCCGGCAACTCCGGCGGTCCGGTGATCAACGGCTCGAAGGAGGTCGTCGGCATCGCCACGGCCAAGGCACGCGACGCCGAGGGCATCGGGCTGGCGGTGCCGATCAAGACGGCCTGCGACCGGTTCGAACTCTGCTGA
- a CDS encoding ribonuclease D: protein MTDEPPLRRRAAESRTGEVSPHPSSAVPEPADAGTETDTGAAVPLTAPRDGTPAPVASSTELDEVVARFAAGTGPVALDAERASGYRYSQRAYLVQLRRAGAGTALVDPLPLPDLSALDAAIAEAEWVLHAASQDLACLAELGLRPRRLFDTELAARLAGFERVGLAALTEQLLGFSLEKHHSAADWSSRPLPESWLTYAALDVELLVDLRDALDEELDRQGKSGWAAEEFAALVRNGARPPRVRAEPWRRTSGIHRVRGARAQARVRSLWYARDQIAARRDAAPGRVLPDSAIVAAAELDPKDEKTLLTLPGFGGRSVRRLARTWLAALDDARQLPDDALPASPTVEGPPPPHRWAERDPVAAGRLARCREVVVGTAAAHRLPAENLITPDSIRRLAWQPPEEISDGTVAETLRALGAREWQLGLLLPALTEALRPPAP from the coding sequence GTGACCGACGAACCACCCCTGCGCCGTCGGGCCGCCGAAAGCCGTACGGGAGAGGTGTCTCCGCATCCGTCGTCGGCCGTGCCGGAGCCGGCGGACGCGGGGACCGAGACCGACACGGGCGCCGCCGTCCCGCTGACCGCGCCGCGCGACGGCACCCCCGCGCCGGTGGCCTCCTCGACCGAGCTCGACGAGGTGGTGGCCCGCTTCGCGGCCGGCACCGGCCCGGTGGCCCTGGACGCCGAACGCGCCTCCGGATACCGCTACAGCCAGCGCGCCTACCTGGTGCAGTTGCGTCGCGCCGGCGCCGGCACCGCGCTGGTCGACCCGCTGCCGCTGCCCGACCTGTCCGCCCTCGACGCGGCGATCGCCGAGGCCGAGTGGGTGCTGCACGCCGCCAGCCAGGATCTCGCCTGCCTGGCCGAGCTGGGGCTGCGCCCGCGCCGGCTGTTCGACACCGAACTGGCCGCCCGGCTGGCCGGTTTCGAGCGGGTCGGCCTGGCCGCGCTGACCGAACAGCTCCTCGGCTTCAGCTTGGAGAAGCACCACTCGGCCGCGGACTGGTCGAGCCGGCCGCTGCCGGAGTCCTGGCTGACGTACGCGGCGCTGGACGTGGAGCTGCTGGTCGACCTGCGCGACGCGCTCGACGAGGAGCTGGACCGGCAGGGCAAGTCCGGTTGGGCGGCGGAGGAGTTCGCCGCGCTGGTGCGTAACGGCGCCCGCCCGCCGCGGGTGCGCGCCGAGCCGTGGCGACGCACGTCCGGGATCCACCGGGTCCGCGGCGCGCGCGCCCAGGCGCGGGTCCGGTCCCTCTGGTACGCCCGGGACCAGATCGCCGCGCGGCGCGACGCCGCGCCGGGTCGGGTGCTGCCGGACTCGGCCATCGTGGCGGCCGCCGAGCTGGATCCGAAGGACGAGAAGACGCTGCTGACCCTCCCCGGGTTCGGGGGGCGCTCGGTGCGCCGGCTGGCGCGTACCTGGTTGGCGGCGTTGGACGACGCACGCCAACTGCCGGACGACGCGTTGCCGGCGAGCCCGACGGTGGAGGGTCCGCCCCCGCCGCACCGGTGGGCCGAGCGCGACCCGGTCGCGGCGGGCCGGCTGGCCCGCTGCCGGGAGGTGGTGGTGGGCACCGCCGCGGCGCACCGGCTGCCGGCGGAGAACCTGATCACGCCGGACTCGATCCGCCGGTTGGCCTGGCAGCCGCCGGAGGAGATCAGCGACGGGACGGTGGCGGAGACGCTGCGCGCGCTGGGTGCCCGGGAGTGGCAGCTCGGCCTGCTCCTGCCCGCGCTCACCGAGGCGTTGCGCCCGCCCGCACCCTGA
- a CDS encoding thiolase family protein codes for MPREVRDVVFVDGVRTPFGKAGGMYGNTRADDLVIRCIRELMRRNPQLPPEKVEEVAIAATTQIGDQGLTIGRTAALLAGLPKTVPGFAIDRMCAGAMTAVTTVASGIAMGAYDVAIAGGVEHMGRHPMGEGVDPNPRIVAEKLVDPSALVMGATAENLHDRVPHVTKERTDAFALASQQKTAKAYANGKLQGDLVPVAIRDDEGGWGLATVDEAPRDTSMEKLAGLKTPFRPHGKVTAGNAAGLNDGATAALLVAEETARELGLPVGMRLVSYGFVGVEPEVMGVGPIPSTEKALRIAGLSIDDIGLFELNEAFAVQVLAFLDHFGIADDDPRVNAWGGAIAIGHPLASSGVRLMTQLARQFAEHPEVRYGLTAMCIGIGMGGTVIWENPNWKGEDK; via the coding sequence GTGCCCCGTGAAGTTCGAGATGTCGTCTTTGTCGACGGCGTCCGTACCCCGTTCGGCAAGGCGGGTGGGATGTACGGCAACACCCGCGCCGACGACCTGGTGATCCGCTGCATCCGCGAGCTGATGCGCCGCAACCCGCAGCTTCCGCCGGAGAAGGTGGAGGAGGTGGCGATCGCCGCCACCACCCAGATCGGTGACCAGGGCCTGACCATCGGCCGCACCGCCGCCCTGCTGGCCGGCCTGCCGAAGACCGTGCCCGGCTTCGCCATCGACCGGATGTGCGCGGGCGCGATGACCGCCGTCACCACGGTGGCCTCCGGCATCGCCATGGGCGCCTACGACGTGGCCATCGCCGGCGGCGTCGAGCACATGGGCCGGCACCCGATGGGCGAGGGCGTCGACCCCAACCCGCGCATCGTCGCGGAGAAGCTGGTCGACCCGTCCGCCCTGGTGATGGGCGCGACCGCGGAGAACCTGCACGACCGCGTCCCGCACGTCACCAAGGAGCGCACCGACGCGTTCGCGCTCGCCTCCCAGCAGAAGACCGCCAAGGCGTACGCCAACGGCAAGCTCCAGGGCGACCTGGTGCCGGTCGCGATCCGCGACGACGAGGGCGGCTGGGGCCTGGCGACCGTGGACGAGGCGCCCCGGGACACCTCGATGGAGAAGCTGGCCGGGCTGAAGACCCCGTTCCGCCCGCACGGCAAGGTCACCGCGGGCAACGCGGCCGGCCTGAACGACGGCGCCACCGCCGCGCTGCTCGTCGCCGAGGAGACCGCCCGCGAGCTGGGCCTGCCGGTCGGCATGCGGCTGGTGTCGTACGGGTTCGTCGGCGTCGAGCCGGAGGTGATGGGCGTCGGCCCGATCCCGTCGACCGAGAAGGCGCTGCGCATCGCCGGCCTGAGCATCGACGACATCGGCCTGTTCGAGCTGAACGAGGCGTTCGCGGTGCAGGTGCTCGCGTTCCTCGACCACTTCGGCATCGCCGACGACGACCCCCGGGTCAACGCCTGGGGCGGCGCGATCGCCATCGGGCACCCGCTCGCGTCCTCCGGCGTCCGGCTGATGACGCAGCTCGCCCGGCAGTTCGCCGAGCACCCCGAGGTCCGCTACGGCCTCACCGCCATGTGCATCGGCATCGGCATGGGCGGCACGGTCATCTGGGAGAACCCGAACTGGAAGGGTGAGGACAAGTGA